The proteins below are encoded in one region of Acidimicrobiia bacterium:
- a CDS encoding MMPL family transporter, producing MSRSLYRLGRFAVRRRWLVLALWVAAVIALTVGGKALGGELKDQFTVPGVESQRATDLLKATFPTQAGGSAQVVFHPRTGTVTSAANRAAIESTLRTVAKVPHVVSVASPYQVPAQISKDRTIAVANVAFDASPLDLGKQPYRDLKGSVSSATRAGVQVDFGGEVAQFGEQSGSPGSEGLGLLAAMIILIIAFGSVIAMGLSIGTALFGLASGLSAVTLVSAFVTIPTVAETIAVMVGLGVGIDYALFIVTRHRAGLARGLTVGDAAGRAIATAGQAVLIAGTTVVIAICGLAVAGVPLVTWMGFGAAMVVAVTVVAALTLLPALMGFAGHNIDRFGIPGFRARVEVGARGDDGRYHGWARMSHHVSRHAVAYLLASLALVLTLAIPMLSLRLGQPDAGNDPTSSTLRRSYDLVAEGFGPGTNGPLILSVDLSHADRAVVLPAISRAVAATPDVASVASASVSPNGETAVIQVTPKSSPQAAQTTILINRLRHDTLPAAVASSGAHVYIGGPTATFIDLSNRLASRLPFFIGAVILLSFLLLLSVFRSLVVPLKAAVMNVLSIGAAYGVIVAIFQWGWGASLFGVHESLPISSFVPMLMFAILFGLSMDYEVFLLSRVREEYLLTADNTESVATGIATTGRVITSAALIMISVFLSFVLGDNPTVKMVGIGLATAVFVDATIIRMVLVPATMKLLGDANWWLPGWLDRLLPNLDIEGESKLGPDELEFPVALPEPDEPVLVG from the coding sequence ATGTCCCGGAGTCTCTACCGGCTCGGCCGGTTCGCGGTTCGTCGCCGGTGGCTCGTGCTGGCGCTGTGGGTCGCCGCGGTCATCGCGCTCACGGTCGGCGGCAAGGCACTCGGCGGCGAGTTGAAGGATCAGTTCACGGTCCCCGGCGTCGAGTCGCAGCGAGCGACCGACCTGTTGAAGGCGACCTTCCCGACGCAGGCCGGGGGCTCCGCGCAGGTGGTCTTCCACCCGCGGACCGGCACGGTCACGAGCGCCGCCAACCGTGCCGCGATCGAGTCCACCTTGCGCACGGTCGCGAAGGTGCCGCACGTGGTCTCGGTCGCGAGCCCGTACCAGGTGCCGGCGCAGATCTCGAAGGACCGCACGATCGCGGTCGCGAACGTCGCCTTCGATGCGAGCCCGCTCGACCTCGGCAAGCAGCCCTACCGGGACCTCAAGGGTTCGGTGTCGTCGGCGACGCGCGCCGGCGTGCAGGTCGACTTCGGGGGCGAGGTCGCGCAGTTCGGCGAGCAGTCGGGGTCGCCCGGCTCGGAGGGTCTCGGGCTGCTGGCCGCGATGATCATCCTGATCATCGCGTTCGGGTCCGTGATCGCGATGGGCCTGTCGATCGGCACGGCGCTGTTCGGCCTGGCGTCAGGACTCTCGGCGGTCACGCTCGTGTCCGCCTTCGTCACGATCCCGACCGTTGCGGAGACGATCGCGGTCATGGTGGGGCTCGGCGTCGGGATCGACTACGCGCTGTTCATCGTCACGCGCCATCGCGCCGGTCTGGCGCGCGGCCTCACGGTCGGGGATGCGGCCGGTCGCGCCATCGCGACCGCCGGCCAGGCCGTGCTGATCGCGGGGACGACCGTCGTGATCGCGATCTGCGGGCTCGCCGTCGCCGGCGTGCCCCTGGTCACGTGGATGGGCTTCGGCGCGGCGATGGTCGTCGCGGTCACCGTGGTCGCGGCGCTCACCCTGCTACCGGCGCTGATGGGCTTCGCGGGTCACAACATCGACCGCTTCGGCATCCCCGGGTTCCGCGCCCGGGTCGAGGTCGGTGCGCGCGGCGACGACGGCCGCTACCACGGGTGGGCCCGCATGAGCCATCACGTGTCCCGGCACGCGGTGGCGTACCTGCTCGCCAGCCTCGCGCTGGTGCTGACGCTCGCGATTCCCATGCTCTCGCTGCGCCTCGGCCAGCCCGACGCCGGCAACGACCCGACCAGCTCGACACTCCGGCGCTCCTACGACCTCGTCGCCGAGGGCTTCGGGCCGGGCACGAACGGCCCGCTGATCCTCTCCGTCGACCTCAGCCATGCCGACCGGGCCGTCGTGCTCCCCGCGATCTCCCGCGCCGTCGCGGCCACCCCGGACGTCGCGAGCGTCGCGAGCGCGTCCGTGAGCCCGAACGGCGAGACCGCGGTGATCCAGGTGACGCCGAAGTCTTCTCCGCAGGCCGCGCAGACGACGATCCTCATCAACCGGCTCCGCCACGACACGCTGCCGGCGGCGGTCGCATCGAGCGGCGCGCACGTCTACATCGGCGGTCCGACCGCGACCTTCATCGACCTGTCGAATCGTCTCGCGTCCCGCTTGCCGTTCTTCATCGGCGCGGTGATCCTGCTCTCGTTCCTGCTGCTGCTGAGCGTCTTCAGGTCCCTCGTCGTGCCGCTGAAAGCCGCGGTCATGAACGTCCTGTCGATCGGCGCGGCCTACGGGGTGATCGTGGCGATCTTCCAGTGGGGCTGGGGCGCGAGCCTCTTCGGTGTGCACGAGTCGCTCCCGATCTCGAGCTTCGTGCCGATGCTCATGTTCGCCATCCTCTTCGGTCTCTCGATGGACTACGAGGTGTTCCTCCTGTCGCGGGTGCGCGAGGAGTACCTGCTCACGGCGGACAACACCGAGTCCGTCGCGACCGGCATCGCGACGACGGGGCGGGTCATCACCTCGGCCGCGCTGATCATGATCTCGGTGTTCCTCAGCTTCGTGCTGGGCGACAACCCGACCGTGAAGATGGTCGGCATCGGGCTGGCGACCGCGGTCTTCGTCGACGCGACGATCATCCGGATGGTGCTGGTGCCGGCGACGATGAAGCTCCTCGGCGACGCCAACTGGTGGCTGCCCGGTTGGCTCGACCGCCTGCTGCCGAACCTCGACATCGAGGGCGAGTCGAAGCTCGGTCCCGACGAGCTCGAGTTCCCGGTTGCGCTGCCCGAGCCCGACGAGCCCGTGCTCGTCGGCTGA
- the nusA gene encoding transcription termination factor NusA, whose amino-acid sequence MPRNNEMMEALTAIAVDKGISEEIMLEALANALVTAYKRLPNAAEEALVEIDVETGDIHVIAQELDEEGQVVREWDDTPKDFGRIAAQTAKQVILQRIREAERERKYEEYAGREGDIVTGIIQQTDARYTLLDLGRVEALLPQAEQVPNERYEHGSRLKAYIVEVRKTAKGPQIVVSRTHPGLVKRLFELEVPELQDGIVELKAVAREPGHRTKIAVASNDNNVDPVGACVGARGLRVRQVVNELRGEKVDIVPFVDSPSELVMKALAPAKVREVRIHEDTGIAEVIVPDFQLSLAIGKEGQNARLAARLTGWRVDIKSETQLQEEESGEFFAEGEWVEGAGGELLWQPAGGGDAISAAEAGYAGATAADLPGTKPGDPPPTAATDTPTETEGEPAAASNGAATDSTEATDSVAGAESADATDSAEATDSAAGAESADANDSAEATDSAAGAESAAPAESADSESPG is encoded by the coding sequence ATGCCTAGGAACAACGAGATGATGGAGGCCCTCACCGCGATCGCGGTCGACAAGGGCATCTCCGAAGAGATCATGCTCGAGGCGCTCGCGAACGCGCTGGTGACGGCCTACAAGCGGCTGCCCAACGCGGCGGAGGAGGCGCTGGTCGAGATCGACGTCGAGACCGGCGACATCCACGTCATCGCGCAGGAGCTCGACGAAGAGGGTCAGGTCGTCCGCGAGTGGGACGACACGCCGAAGGACTTCGGTCGCATCGCCGCGCAGACGGCCAAGCAGGTCATCCTGCAGCGCATCCGCGAGGCCGAGCGCGAGCGCAAGTACGAGGAGTACGCGGGCCGCGAGGGCGACATCGTCACCGGCATCATCCAGCAGACCGACGCGCGCTACACGCTGCTCGACCTCGGGCGCGTCGAGGCGCTGCTGCCGCAGGCCGAGCAGGTACCCAACGAGCGCTACGAGCACGGCAGCCGGCTGAAGGCCTACATCGTCGAGGTGCGCAAGACCGCCAAGGGTCCGCAGATCGTCGTGTCGCGAACGCACCCCGGGCTCGTGAAGCGCCTCTTCGAGCTCGAGGTACCCGAGCTGCAGGACGGCATCGTCGAGCTGAAGGCGGTGGCGCGCGAGCCGGGCCACCGCACGAAGATCGCGGTCGCGTCGAACGACAACAACGTCGACCCGGTCGGCGCGTGCGTCGGCGCGCGGGGTCTGCGCGTGCGGCAGGTCGTGAACGAGCTGCGCGGCGAGAAGGTCGACATCGTGCCCTTCGTCGACAGCCCGTCCGAGCTCGTGATGAAGGCACTTGCACCCGCGAAGGTGCGTGAGGTCCGCATCCACGAGGACACCGGTATCGCCGAGGTGATCGTCCCCGACTTCCAGCTCTCGCTTGCGATCGGCAAGGAGGGCCAGAACGCGCGCCTCGCGGCGCGGCTCACCGGCTGGCGCGTCGACATCAAGAGCGAGACGCAGCTGCAGGAAGAGGAATCGGGCGAGTTCTTCGCCGAGGGCGAGTGGGTCGAAGGCGCCGGCGGCGAGCTGCTGTGGCAGCCCGCGGGCGGCGGCGACGCCATCTCCGCGGCGGAAGCCGGTTACGCAGGCGCAACCGCGGCCGACCTCCCGGGCACGAAGCCGGGTGACCCGCCGCCGACAGCCGCGACGGACACGCCGACCGAGACTGAGGGCGAGCCCGCCGCCGCTTCGAACGGTGCGGCGACCGACAGCACGGAAGCGACCGACAGCGTTGCAGGCGCCGAGAGCGCAGACGCGACCGACAGCGCGGAAGCGACCGACAGCGCGGCAGGCGCCGAGAGCGCAGACGCGAACGACAGCGCGGAGGCGACCGACAGCGCGGCAGGCGCGGAGAGCGCGGCGCCGGCCGAGAGCGCGGACAGCGAGTCGCCCGGGTGA
- a CDS encoding TetR family transcriptional regulator: protein MDSRVTVEPGTVGITDVGLRERKKERTREALEAAALDLFERKGFDHTTVEEIADACDVSRRTFFRYFASKEEAFAGDKAEKSALVASLLAARPADEAPLESVRFVVRNFCAQMGRDKEATLRRLRIAAASHDLHQLQVESYDERTDGLVDALVARNGSPVDPETRLQMRLVIGAAMVVMRSAAEQWLASDGGGDLEDIVDRGFDLLAAGFRG, encoded by the coding sequence GTGGACAGCCGGGTCACGGTCGAGCCGGGCACCGTCGGCATCACCGACGTCGGGCTACGCGAGCGCAAGAAGGAGCGCACCCGCGAGGCACTCGAGGCCGCGGCGCTCGACCTCTTCGAGCGCAAGGGCTTCGACCACACGACGGTCGAGGAGATCGCCGACGCCTGCGACGTCTCGCGGCGCACCTTCTTCCGCTATTTCGCGTCGAAGGAGGAGGCGTTCGCCGGCGACAAGGCCGAGAAGTCGGCGCTGGTCGCGAGCCTGCTCGCGGCGCGCCCGGCGGACGAGGCCCCGCTCGAATCGGTGCGGTTCGTCGTCCGAAACTTCTGCGCCCAGATGGGCCGGGACAAGGAGGCGACCCTCCGACGGCTACGGATCGCGGCGGCGAGTCACGACCTGCACCAACTGCAGGTCGAGAGCTACGACGAGCGCACCGACGGGCTCGTCGACGCGCTCGTCGCGCGCAACGGCTCCCCTGTCGACCCCGAGACGAGGCTCCAGATGCGGCTGGTGATCGGCGCCGCGATGGTCGTCATGCGCTCCGCCGCGGAGCAGTGGCTCGCAAGCGACGGCGGCGGCGACCTCGAGGACATCGTCGACCGCGGCTTCGATCTCCTCGCCGCAGGGTTCCGCGGCTGA
- a CDS encoding ATP-dependent DNA ligase — protein MSLPLRAPIDPMLAKLTRELPRSGEVIFEPKWDGFRCIVFRDGDDLDLQSRNSKPLLRYFPELREPLCAQLPERCVLDGELVIATPVGLDFDALQLRQHPAESRVRKLAAEIPASYVAFDLLALDDESLLGVPFGDRRLRLERLLKKAKPPIYLTPATRDADVADDWFHRFEGAGFDGVVVKPIADPYTPGARTMLKVKHERTCDCAVAGYRLHKDGNGVGSLLLGLNDDQGVLHHVGVASSMAAPERARLLEELQPYREHALDGHPWRDWAEAAMGAVEAGGRMPGGQNRWNANKDMSWEPVRVELVAEVAYEGLMNGRFRHNARFRRMRTDRDPDSCRYDQLEAVAPEELKAVFAS, from the coding sequence GACGGGTTTCGCTGCATCGTCTTCCGCGACGGCGACGACCTCGATCTCCAGAGCCGCAACTCGAAGCCGCTCCTGCGCTACTTCCCCGAGCTGCGTGAGCCGCTGTGCGCGCAGCTACCGGAACGCTGCGTGCTCGACGGCGAGCTCGTGATCGCGACGCCCGTCGGCCTCGACTTCGACGCGCTCCAGCTGCGCCAGCACCCGGCCGAGTCGCGCGTCCGCAAGCTCGCGGCCGAGATCCCCGCGTCCTACGTCGCGTTCGACCTGCTCGCGCTCGACGACGAGTCCCTGCTCGGGGTGCCGTTCGGTGACCGGCGCTTACGGCTCGAGCGGCTGCTGAAGAAGGCAAAGCCGCCGATCTATCTGACCCCCGCGACGCGTGACGCCGACGTCGCCGACGACTGGTTCCACCGCTTCGAGGGCGCGGGCTTCGACGGCGTCGTCGTGAAGCCGATCGCGGATCCGTACACACCCGGCGCGCGCACGATGCTCAAGGTGAAGCACGAGCGCACCTGCGACTGCGCGGTCGCGGGGTACCGGCTCCACAAGGACGGCAACGGCGTCGGCTCGCTGCTGCTCGGGCTCAACGACGACCAAGGGGTGCTCCACCACGTCGGCGTCGCGTCGAGCATGGCCGCGCCCGAGCGCGCGCGGCTGCTCGAGGAGCTCCAGCCGTACCGCGAGCACGCGCTCGACGGGCACCCGTGGCGCGACTGGGCCGAGGCCGCGATGGGTGCGGTGGAGGCGGGTGGACGGATGCCCGGCGGCCAGAACCGGTGGAACGCGAACAAGGACATGTCGTGGGAGCCGGTGCGCGTCGAGCTCGTCGCCGAGGTCGCCTACGAGGGCCTGATGAACGGCCGCTTCCGCCACAACGCGCGCTTCCGGCGCATGCGGACCGACCGCGATCCCGACTCGTGCCGTTACGACCAGCTCGAGGCGGTCGCGCCGGAGGAACTGAAGGCCGTCTTCGCGAGCTGA